One genomic region from Spirosoma sp. KCTC 42546 encodes:
- a CDS encoding zinc-binding dehydrogenase, with translation MKAAYYSGNQQFEVKPMRPEPIPAGMVRLKVAYCGVCGTDVHIYHGKMDQRVQMPQVIGHEVSAEIAELGEGVSGWQVGDRVAVRPLQPGANDPSDNGQQHIGKNLKFIGIDTPGGMQTYWNVPAYTLHRLPATMPLQLGALTEPLAVACHDVRLSRLQPGEHVVIIGGGPIGVLIALVARHKGAHVLISEPNATRLALCRQLDLPAVNPVTTDLVNAVETFTNGAMADVVFEVSGVAAGVAVMTQLARARGRIVMVAIHSEPKPVDLFRFFWRELQLIGTRVYEPEDFDEAIRLAASGELPLGQLITQISPLEDIQAVFETIDNNPAGMKYLLQCTT, from the coding sequence ATGAAAGCAGCCTATTATTCTGGTAATCAGCAGTTTGAAGTGAAGCCCATGCGCCCTGAGCCGATTCCAGCGGGTATGGTTCGGCTTAAAGTGGCTTACTGCGGTGTTTGTGGCACCGACGTACACATTTATCATGGTAAAATGGATCAGCGCGTTCAGATGCCGCAGGTAATTGGCCATGAGGTATCGGCTGAAATCGCGGAACTGGGCGAGGGTGTTTCAGGATGGCAGGTGGGCGATCGGGTTGCCGTGAGGCCGTTACAGCCGGGTGCCAACGATCCATCGGATAATGGCCAGCAGCATATTGGTAAAAACCTGAAATTTATCGGTATTGATACCCCCGGCGGGATGCAGACGTATTGGAATGTTCCGGCGTATACACTACACCGTTTGCCCGCAACAATGCCGCTACAGCTAGGTGCACTAACCGAACCGTTGGCGGTTGCCTGTCACGACGTCCGACTCAGTCGACTGCAACCGGGTGAACATGTGGTGATTATTGGGGGTGGTCCCATTGGTGTATTGATTGCCCTTGTCGCCAGGCACAAAGGAGCTCATGTGCTCATTTCCGAGCCGAATGCCACCCGGCTAGCCTTGTGTCGTCAACTGGATTTGCCTGCCGTGAATCCTGTGACTACTGATCTAGTGAACGCAGTAGAAACGTTTACGAATGGCGCAATGGCCGACGTTGTTTTTGAGGTGTCGGGCGTGGCTGCGGGGGTTGCGGTTATGACGCAGCTGGCGCGGGCGCGGGGGCGGATTGTCATGGTGGCTATTCATAGTGAACCTAAGCCGGTTGATCTCTTTCGCTTTTTCTGGCGGGAACTACAGCTCATTGGCACACGTGTTTATGAACCCGAGGATTTCGATGAAGCCATCCGGCTAGCCGCTTCCGGCGAACTGCCGCTCGGTCAGCTTATCACACAAATTTCTCCCCTGGAAGATATTCAAGCAGTTTTTGAGACCATCGACAATAACCCGGCGGGTATGAAATATTTGCTTCAATGCACTACCTAA
- a CDS encoding VOC family protein, whose product MNESLFLGVDHPAVAADDVESLTDWYCQVLGYQRWFRHDKPVWMLLAPDQTLLEIMPKDQTLRPARTTWTPGWSHVALRVANIDQAVAWLDSQGIKWGGELTNAIGGGRVRNFFDPEGNMLQILERGPIQS is encoded by the coding sequence ATGAACGAATCCCTTTTTCTGGGCGTCGATCACCCCGCTGTTGCCGCCGATGATGTCGAATCCCTAACCGATTGGTACTGCCAGGTGCTGGGCTATCAACGCTGGTTTCGCCACGACAAGCCGGTCTGGATGCTGCTGGCTCCCGACCAAACCCTGTTGGAAATCATGCCGAAAGATCAGACGCTACGTCCTGCCCGGACTACGTGGACGCCCGGATGGTCGCACGTAGCGCTGCGTGTAGCAAATATTGATCAGGCCGTTGCCTGGCTCGATTCGCAGGGTATTAAGTGGGGAGGAGAGTTAACCAACGCCATTGGCGGAGGTCGTGTTCGCAATTTTTTTGATCCAGAAGGCAACATGCTTCAAATTCTGGAACGTGGCCCTATCCAGTCATAA
- a CDS encoding heparinase II/III family protein, whose protein sequence is MEVVRATALFLTEAEKTAILSSHDTVIRRFRRALALRVTQRLAVPGLQADSTAFGQATLGWWYPAAEYLSDAAMHYALEPTNALASWLRSTTLHIARLPVTDWVGPWFRSHAEPFMGHLETAHVCWGVAAVLTLAGAVFTETEREEVRQVLYEKGILLCQRWLAKNSHLANWRGIMASGALVASAALGDEELLVALLPDVVRMAQAFQPDGSYGESLQYGNYLANALMLAYESLIRSYPDLAQQLDVDAYGRGMSWMAQSMLYRKPMSNWGDSPRARAVNFNDSAALFRPSGDLLLHVAARSNDPRQAGLARWLFQDYYEPDPTQGPHDLATFGMVNDWGFLTLPLLLRSQNAMSPAEANLPLTVSFSNGNTLVRDAWNGQSVLAIQGGNNDGVYAPGHLQGDLNSFMLVHNHERLLADPGHSCYRNLIHGLECATQTHTTCTFLLEQDTLGLQEDLAKIKLLEQRNVLARRRIHPDGSISSPVERGGQLITVKRIDDVSLVVSEVAASYGYPIQEFTRCWIQVGPHLTFVIDRIRASEPVRTVWNWLLNNRDGESIVQTDGNRLTLYRHQTGLKLWHIGQGTLAGPVYGYLHDAYHPEPAQQGEGQPGSGLVFRHTAAQKATSIHQLHVLAADDLAAIDRWQAETGNQTWTISKPGFTSQLTGSYANKLSLSLTINTTIYTLTENEIGFTLTPG, encoded by the coding sequence ATGGAGGTAGTCAGAGCCACGGCCTTATTTTTGACAGAAGCTGAAAAAACCGCCATTCTGTCCAGCCACGATACGGTTATCCGGCGGTTTCGGCGGGCGCTTGCCCTTCGGGTCACGCAGCGTCTGGCCGTACCCGGCCTTCAGGCAGACAGTACGGCATTTGGTCAGGCCACGCTTGGCTGGTGGTATCCGGCGGCCGAGTATCTATCTGACGCAGCTATGCACTATGCGCTCGAACCCACCAATGCTCTGGCATCCTGGCTCCGAAGTACTACGCTCCATATTGCCCGGTTGCCAGTAACGGATTGGGTTGGCCCGTGGTTTCGCAGTCACGCAGAACCGTTTATGGGGCATCTGGAAACAGCGCATGTTTGCTGGGGCGTAGCGGCTGTGCTGACGTTAGCAGGTGCGGTGTTTACCGAAACGGAACGGGAAGAGGTACGTCAGGTGCTGTACGAAAAAGGTATTCTCCTCTGTCAGCGTTGGCTGGCCAAAAACAGCCATCTGGCCAACTGGCGGGGTATTATGGCATCTGGTGCACTGGTGGCGTCGGCGGCTCTGGGCGATGAAGAATTGCTCGTGGCGTTACTTCCAGACGTAGTCCGTATGGCGCAGGCATTCCAGCCGGATGGCTCGTATGGTGAGTCGTTGCAATACGGCAATTACCTGGCCAACGCTTTGATGCTGGCTTACGAATCACTGATACGTTCCTATCCTGATCTGGCACAGCAACTCGATGTGGATGCTTACGGACGTGGGATGAGCTGGATGGCACAAAGCATGCTGTACCGTAAACCGATGAGCAACTGGGGTGACTCTCCACGAGCCAGAGCGGTCAACTTCAATGACTCCGCAGCCCTTTTTCGGCCATCTGGCGATTTGCTCCTTCATGTAGCGGCCCGTTCGAATGACCCACGCCAGGCCGGACTAGCCCGCTGGTTATTTCAGGACTATTACGAACCTGATCCAACGCAGGGACCGCACGATCTCGCTACGTTCGGCATGGTGAATGACTGGGGATTTCTAACATTGCCCTTGTTGCTACGTTCCCAAAACGCAATGTCGCCAGCGGAAGCAAATCTGCCCCTGACCGTATCGTTTTCAAATGGAAATACACTGGTACGCGATGCCTGGAACGGTCAATCGGTGCTGGCTATTCAGGGCGGGAACAACGATGGCGTATACGCGCCCGGTCATTTGCAGGGTGATTTAAATAGCTTTATGCTCGTGCATAATCACGAACGATTGCTGGCCGACCCCGGTCACAGTTGTTACCGAAATCTAATTCACGGACTAGAATGCGCTACGCAAACGCATACTACCTGTACGTTTCTGCTGGAGCAGGACACGTTGGGTTTACAGGAAGATCTGGCGAAAATCAAGCTGCTGGAACAGCGGAATGTATTGGCTCGTCGGCGAATTCACCCCGACGGCTCCATCAGCTCACCGGTTGAACGAGGGGGTCAACTGATTACAGTTAAACGAATTGACGACGTATCGCTGGTAGTATCAGAAGTAGCCGCTTCCTATGGCTACCCCATTCAGGAATTTACGCGCTGCTGGATTCAGGTTGGCCCCCACCTTACGTTCGTGATTGACCGTATACGGGCGAGCGAACCCGTTCGTACTGTCTGGAACTGGCTACTGAATAATCGGGACGGCGAATCGATTGTACAAACCGATGGGAACAGGTTGACGCTCTACCGCCACCAGACGGGACTCAAGCTCTGGCATATCGGTCAGGGTACACTAGCTGGCCCCGTTTACGGGTATTTGCACGATGCTTATCATCCTGAGCCAGCTCAACAGGGCGAAGGGCAGCCCGGAAGCGGTCTAGTGTTTCGCCACACGGCTGCGCAAAAAGCGACATCCATCCATCAACTTCACGTACTGGCCGCCGACGATCTGGCAGCGATTGACCGTTGGCAAGCAGAGACAGGTAATCAAACCTGGACAATCAGCAAGCCGGGATTTACCAGCCAACTGACCGGTTCTTACGCCAATAAACTATCGCTTTCGCTGACTATCAACACAACGATTTACACGTTAACTGAAAACGAAATCGGTTTTACCCTTACCCCTGGCTGA
- a CDS encoding RraA family protein — MKSNGKHHLDGKQPVLPFPIPVSEMRIRYMQLFTGAINDVLRFNYNMHASSLPAAFAPLREEMKMAGMAFTVKGGPDITTDGEFELRAQMLEDLHQDSVVIWDCTGDTVTSQWGEVMTMAALKAGCRGALVNGIRDTKAILSLDFPVFHKYKTSTGMLGRFRMYYYQKPVQIGEVIVQPGDWIFGDIDGVIAIPQAIAYDVLVAAEKIVHKEEGIKEMVESGMTPTEVVKNGGYF; from the coding sequence ATGAAATCCAACGGAAAACACCATTTGGACGGCAAACAGCCTGTTCTTCCCTTCCCGATTCCGGTGTCGGAAATGCGGATCCGATACATGCAGCTCTTTACGGGGGCTATCAACGATGTACTGCGCTTCAATTACAACATGCATGCCTCCAGTTTACCGGCTGCCTTTGCCCCGCTTCGGGAAGAAATGAAAATGGCGGGTATGGCGTTCACCGTCAAAGGTGGCCCTGATATTACGACCGATGGCGAGTTTGAGCTGCGGGCGCAAATGCTTGAAGATCTGCATCAGGATTCAGTCGTTATCTGGGACTGTACGGGCGACACAGTTACCTCGCAGTGGGGCGAGGTGATGACGATGGCAGCGCTCAAAGCCGGTTGCCGGGGAGCGCTCGTCAATGGTATTCGGGATACCAAAGCCATCCTGTCTCTGGACTTTCCGGTCTTTCACAAGTACAAAACCAGCACGGGAATGCTCGGTCGATTCCGTATGTATTATTACCAGAAACCGGTGCAAATCGGCGAAGTGATCGTACAACCTGGCGACTGGATTTTCGGCGACATCGACGGTGTTATCGCTATCCCACAGGCCATTGCCTACGATGTGCTGGTAGCCGCCGAAAAAATTGTACACAAAGAAGAAGGCATTAAGGAAATGGTTGAAAGTGGCATGACGCCAACGGAAGTGGTTAAAAACGGCGGCTATTTCTGA
- a CDS encoding SDR family oxidoreductase has product MNYLQDKVVFITGASSGIGKAAAITLLDQGAKVFDFSRTHQLTDDVSHENLRSFTGDVSQEADVVAGFTACQETFGPVDILLNNAGIGLTTTDLSTTDLETYERMITINMRGVFLCNREALKQMKPRKQGHIVTVISMGGQRTNPTAPVYCASKFGARGLSSGLADQVLKEGIRVTDVNPGPTDSNYWGDRNVAREKFLKVEDVARVILFVLNQPEYVLIREINFDNMKFLAQS; this is encoded by the coding sequence ATGAATTATTTACAAGACAAAGTCGTCTTCATCACCGGCGCATCGAGTGGAATAGGGAAAGCGGCCGCCATCACGCTGCTGGACCAAGGTGCTAAAGTCTTTGATTTTAGCCGAACGCATCAGTTAACCGACGACGTAAGCCACGAAAATCTTCGGTCGTTTACAGGAGATGTTAGTCAGGAAGCTGACGTAGTAGCGGGTTTTACGGCCTGCCAGGAAACCTTTGGCCCAGTCGATATTCTCCTCAATAACGCCGGCATCGGTCTGACTACCACCGATTTGTCCACGACCGATCTGGAGACCTATGAACGGATGATTACCATCAATATGCGGGGTGTATTCCTCTGCAACCGCGAAGCACTGAAGCAGATGAAACCCCGTAAACAAGGGCATATCGTAACCGTCATTTCGATGGGTGGACAACGGACGAATCCAACCGCTCCGGTTTACTGTGCCTCCAAATTCGGGGCCCGCGGCCTGAGCAGTGGTCTGGCCGATCAGGTTCTGAAAGAAGGAATTCGGGTAACGGACGTGAATCCGGGACCAACCGACAGCAACTACTGGGGCGATCGGAACGTAGCGCGCGAAAAATTTCTGAAAGTAGAGGACGTAGCCCGGGTTATTCTCTTCGTGCTCAACCAGCCGGAGTATGTCCTCATTCGGGAAATCAATTTTGACAATATGAAATTTCTGGCACAATCATGA